A region of the Primulina eburnea isolate SZY01 chromosome 7, ASM2296580v1, whole genome shotgun sequence genome:
CTATTTCATTATTGGATCAAACTCACCAATCATTTCAACCGTTTTCATAAAGAGGCcattatttttaacataaaatttcTCAAACTTTCCCGAAAAGCCAACTTAATTTTTTGCTAATCTTTGCACAATAGAAATTATCCTGTGTAACACATTTGTCCTTGTGCTTTTTCTTTGTTCAATTGTACTTGTGCTCTTGCATCAATTATCTGATTCTTTTGCAAAGTTTTTTCCAATTCAAGCCAATCAGTTGTACACTCCATATGCTCCTTACTCCCTTCATGGGTTGTAAGGCAATGGCTCAAATCATGTCATTCGTTGTATCCTTCATTAGCTAACCGAGTACCAATCTTAttcttttgtgttttttttttttgaacaaattacaacaaaacaatatattttgCCCAAAGAATTTGAATATAATAGTCATCTTTCTACAATATTGGGAGTAAaatgcgatgttaaattttagaCTGGCAGCTAACTCAactccaaaagctagctcaagaagGATGATTGTCTAAGTCTCATATATGCAACTTCCAGGGATATTTTTCCAACCGATGTGAGACAACTAATATATATCTCCAACTTTACTTCAAATTAACGATTCCATcatcaacttttttttttggatatCCCGACATGTATTTGGGAGGCATTGTATATAATTTGCCTAccaaacaaacaaaatattatttccTTGACATATAATGATATTGAGATACAATACACAAATTTCTTTAAACACaacaaattaaaattcaaatattatacaCAATACTAAGTCGGGGGTTCTCAAATTCAAAAATCTAAAAATTAATTTCATCATACTAATTCACTACAAATTTCTCCAATTTAAAACTTGGAAATTAatttcaacatcataatttaAGAAAGAGGTTTaatatttcaatacaaatttgaaacacatcaaataataatttcaaaatattaaaactaaaaaataaacaataataaCAAGTTGAAGCTACCCAAATCCAAAACACGTAGAAAGATTCCATATATACTGCTAACATGTGGACTGTATGTTTTACGGTATTGATGAAATTCTCTCCACTAATTTTGACAAATCATGATGAAAAGCTTAAAGCTCCAAGCCTTCAAAGTAgagaacaatttttttttttttttaaaaaaaaataaaaacaaagagAGACGTACAGAGCAAATGAgaggagagaaaaaaaaaaaaacagagaatGGGCCGATTGGAAGTAAAGGTATAAATGAATCGAGCTGGTTTGCGAGTTTTTTGAGTcgatttgaaaaatatttgattcgtATGTGAGTTTATCTAATTGACTCGAACTAGAACATGTTCGAACTTTTTCCGAGTCGAACTAGAGCCTGAATTATTTTGTTTGATAGTTCGCGTACAGTTCACAagctttaattatttattaaaattatataattatatattgaataaataaattttgatacTTTTGAGTATTTATTTTTGAGCAATCGTTCGAATAGTTCGTGAAATATTCGAATCTTTCGAATTGAACTCGAGCTTTAATTCGAACCGAATTCaaaccaaaattttaaaattttcgaatttcGAATCAAGATCGAATTCAGATAAAATTAATTCGAGTCGAATTTGAGGTTTCAAATTTTCTCATATTCATCTTAATTTGGTTTGTTTAAACTCCTAATGGAAACCAGAAGCAAAGTTTAAACAATAAAAGAATATTGtttaatcttttaaaaataagtgGACCTCTTCACAACCAAAAAAGTAAGTAGAGTTGtacttattttatatataaaccCTAAAAAATGGgctttaagaaaaattttaaaaaatttgaggcTCGGGTCCAATGACTCTGTAGCCTATAGGAAGGAGCGACCTAAGAGTCCGGGAAGAGCCTCTTCATCACGAGGGATCCCTCAAAATAAAAACAGAGAAGATTTTTATCCCTTCTTCTGTCTGATAATTTTCTAACCTTTCTCACCCACCCTATTCAATTTCAATGGAGGGCTTATCCATTTTTGTGATTCCTCGGAACTCTAACATATGAACTCTATTATGATTGTGGTGCTTAGATATCGGTTATTTTCATGATGTCTGACAAAGATACGTGAATATCGTATGTATGATTTatctgatattttttttatttatgtgttATTATATATTGAGTCGCATATTATCAGTTGGTAATTGATGTTGAAAACatacacaattttattttagttagaTATATCAATAcaattaaacatattatattGAGCTTTTGACATTGATGTCCATTTATATTTAGGTTGAGATCTGCTATATGATTGTATATTGTGTCGTGGAGATTTTGGACATCTCGATTAAGTCTGGCTTAGATAGTTTTTGGCATCGAGAGTTGAGCTATATACTCATAAATGGTCTACTGAGGTATGGATCGGTTCGAGCATATTATGTATGATttttgattatcgataatttgaCTTCTGATATCTTGATATTTGTACATGTTCATCCATTGCATCCGTGCATATCATCATTGCATTTCTATGCCATATTTCGTGATATCTTGATGTTTCGTACTCAAGGTCGGACCTCCTACAAGGCCAGATAGGCTACCCGCCTCATGGCCTGGCCCTCacaagggaaaaaaaaaaaaacattgatCTCATTTTGTTGAGACATGTAGATAAATAGTATGAACATtggttattaaaaaaaatggacATTGGCCTAACGATATCATGATTAAATAAaatgattgtgttcattgataaTTAATCCAGTCGTGTGGAGGTAAAAAAGTAAAACTACACGACTCactaataaaatttttaaaaattttatatgcaTTAAATGGTAATGTTAGTTCAatatatttatcattttatatTAGACCAACTCGTGGTTGAATTTTTATACTCCATTTGTTGATTATTTTGCAGTTGTTCTTGAATTTATGTGGTTGATCTcatttcaagaaaaaaaaagtgATAATTATCTATTTTATATATCTTTATTTTCAGTTTTCTCGAATGAAATATTatctatattatttttaaaaaaatcacataTTTTTACCATATTGGTTCAATATATTTatcattttgttattttgatattttatattgataaattttaattttagtaaCATATCTTACGGTTTTTGGCAATTTCAATCTTTTTTCAATATAATTATTCATATGACACTGCATTACGTTAAAGCCATGTCGATGTTATGACACACGAAGAAAAAAttgtaaagaaataaatatataagtcataaattatatttaattatatatattgtttagttatttttaatttacaaACTAAGCTTTGATTATTTATCAcaacaaattattttttttaacatatcGCATCAGGCCCTGTAAACCACAAGTATGACTCTGCTCGTACCGAGGTTCTGATCCCCAAGAAAGGGTTGTCGTGTCTTTGTATGTGAACATGACAAGTGAAACATGTGATTCAATTCAGGTACTCGAGAAGAAGCATCAGGAGTACCATAGCTTCTCCAGAGTGGAATCAATTGTATTTAGGTACTGTATCGTCGTCTTCCAgatagtatatgtatatattatggAGTTGTAATTTTACCTAGATATGCTCCGGGTAGTTGTATGATGTGTTTGGAGTATTTTATGATCATTATGTTTTATGGAGTTGTAATTTTACCTAGATATGCTCCGGGTTGTTGTATGATGtgtttggattattttatgatcattATGTTATTATCGAGCATTGCAGACTCTCTATatatttttggttttttttatgTTGTGATCGTGTCTGACCGACACTTTTTTATGTTATTTGGTTTTTTAGGGCATATGTTGGATATTTTACGTATTTAATTTTTTGATATGTCCTATTTACGAGTAAATCATGTCAAAAATTTGACTTCTGATATCTTGATATTTGTACATGTTCATCCATTGCATCCGTGCATATCATCATTGCATTCTATGCCATATTTCGTGATATATTGATGTCTCGTACTCAAGGTCGGACCTCCTACAAGGCCAGATAGGCTACCCCGCCTCATGGCCTGGCCCTCACAAgggcaaaaaaaaaacattgatCTCATGTTGTTGAGACATGTAGATAAATAGTATGAACATtggttattaaaaaaaatggacATTGGCCTAACGATATCATGATTAAATAAaatgattgtgttcattgataaTTAATCCAGTCGTGTAGAGGTAAAAAAGTAAAACTACACGACTCactaataaaatttttaaaaattttatatgcaTTAAATGGTAATGTTAGTCCAatatatttatcattttatatTAGACCAAATCGTGGGTTGAATTTTTATGCTCCATTTGTTGATTATTTTGCTGTTGTTCTTAAATTTATGTGGTTGATCTCATTTCAGGAAAAAAATGTGATAATTATCTATTTTATATATCTTATCTTCAGTTTTCTCGAATGAAATATTatctatattatttttaaaaaaatcacatatttttacaatattggttcaatatatttatcattttgttattttgatattttatattgataaattttaattttagtaaCATATCTTACGGTTTTTGGCAATTTCAATCTTTTTCCAATATAATTATTCATATGACACTGCATTACGTTAAAACCATGTCGATGTTATGACACACGAAGAAAAAAttgtaaagaaataaatatataagtcataaattatatttaattatatatattgtttagttatttttaatttacaaACTAAGCTTTGATTATTTAACAcaacaaattattattttttaacatatcGCCTCAGGTCATGTGAACCACAAGTATGACTCTGCTTGTACCGAGGTTCTGATCCCCAAGAAGGGGTTGTCGTGTCTTTGTATGTGAAAATGACAAGTGAAACATGTGATTCAATTCAGGTACTCGAGAAGAAGCATCAGGAGTACCATAGCTTCTCCAGAGTGGAATCAACTGTATCGTCGTCTTCCAgatagtatatgtatatattatggAGTTGTAATTTTACCTAGATATGCTCCGGGTAGTTGTATGATGTGTTTGGAGTATTTTATGATCATTATGTTTTATGGAGTTGTAATTTTACCTAGATATGCTCCGGGTAGTTGTATGATGTGACTGgattattttatgatcattATGTTAATATCGAGCATTGCAGACTCTCTATATATTTTTGGTTTTTTTATGTTGTGATCGTGTCTGACCGACACTTCTTTATGTTATTTGTGTTCTTTTGAGGGCATATGTTGGATATTTTACGTATGTAATTTTTTGATATGTCCTATTTACGAGTAAATCATGTCAAAAATTTTATAAGAccaaaatcaaatatttaattcaCTTTTCCGTTGTTTGTTAATCAATAATGATTGCATGTTAATAATTCATGTTTAGAATAACGGATCTTACACTAGTAGAACATGTAAAGGAAGATACTCGCAATGTTCGTGTGGGATGAATGTGTTGGAGATTTGATAAAATAAATCTATAGATCATGTGATTAAATCTATATATCACAACACACTATGAATTCATGTACGAATTatcagaaaatataaataacagtaaacacGTACCAGAATATTGATCTAGCGTATGAGTTATGAGTCTTCCAAGACAATAGAGAATTGACAATCTTATTTTTACCTTAAATAAGAGAATGAGATATATCTAGAATATGTGTGCTGTATATAATATTCTGTATTATTCTCTGTGCCTTGGGGATCATAACCTTATATAACCTTAGCGGTCTTCGACTCATCATAGAAGACTTAATTGAGCTGTTTTTCTACACATAAAGTGAATCGtaccaatttatttaatactttGCAAACTTATAATCGATTAGATCGTCCTATTGAATCTTTTATTAGATAGTTTGTCCATATACAATTAAGAgtgaatctcatgtgagaccgtctcacggatcttaatccgtgagacgggtcaaccctacccatattcacaataaaaagtaatactcttagcataaaaagtaatacttttatatgggtgacccaaataaaagatccgtctcacagatagtacctgtgagaccgtctcacacaagtttttgcctacaattaattaaattacttGAACAAACAAAATAATTCCAACAGAATGATCGACAGTCGGTGAACCAACGACGACAATGGGAAGTGACGGTGATGTCGCACGAAGGAATGAGTCCGTGGGATATTTGGAAGAACAGTAAAGACTTTGGAGAGATTTCTGAAACTTGGGCTTTACAATTAGACTTTATGGTATTTGGAAATACCACAATTTTTTCTAAGCAAGAAAGATGAATGACGCCGAATAGAAGATTTTTTGAATTTGGAAAGGTGGGAGCTGAAGATGACCACCTAATTTCCTGGTGGGGAAGTTGACAAGTGAGAGAAAAATCTTGTCCAGACActgaacaaaaaataaataaaaaaatcgacAGGTTAGAAAATGTTTTAGTATTTAATAAGTGGAAAAAGTTTAAAGTATATGTTTGAATAAGATTTTTGTAAAAcgtatttgaaaaatattttgaaaaagtgttctcaaagtataatttttaaagaacaattgagatttttttttatatttttagaaaaaaacaaACATCTCATCAACTCTAAAACATTTTTATAGAGTAATTGTCTAAACtcgtatttatttttaaaacaaactttaaacattttattattttttttataaacacacttttatattaaaaaaaattataagtaCTTGTCCAGACGAAGTTATAGTTTTTTTTAATCtatttctaaatattttacgttagtttcatttcagatttgaacaacttttattatatttttcatgtttttgattgtataaatataataattatgtCTAGGAATTTATTTCTCAATTTCAACATTGTTTTTCGTTTAAATCTTTGTTTTTGGTGAGTTTATTATCTTAAGATTTTAGAACTAACaattgaatttgaaattcacGCTTTTTGAGTAGTTAGAAGTTAGAcgattttacatttttcattcaAGTTTGTGCATTTGCACCTAACACGTCCGCATCTACAAATTTCGTACAAATACAAGTAAACCGTATTGGCCCAGGCTCAGTACAACAAGCTTTCTCAAGAAGATGTTAGTATAGAAAATCCAATTTATGATCATTAATCAAACTCTAATTTTAAATATACTGGCCAAAATTTGTCTTCTAAGTTTGTTTATTTTGTGTTTTGACAATATAACTATTCAATTTTGTCTTTCGATCTTACAAATAAGGTCGTGTTTTAACTTTCGATCATTTTCTTTTTTCGGATACGTTGATATTTTCTGATATCATCTCAGAATTTTCCAATACTACGTCCGTTAGTACtccgacaaaaaaaaaaaagataaaatccAAAATATCAACACCAAATACAAAATAGATAAACATATAAAACTATATTTCCAAAATTTTTAAGCCTGTAAAATATAAACAAGTCGGTATAGACAAGTCAGTGGACGGTGGTTGCAAACCCCAACCACTCCCCCAATTTGTTAAATATTACATCCACCCATCCCTCTCTCCCGAAATTAGTCAAACCATTTTATGTACGATCCCACCTACGCATACACAAACCCCGGATTATTCAACAAAAGTTATCCTTCTATAATAtttctaaaaagaaaaataataaacaaaaattaaacTGGTAAATACACGATTAAACTTTGAATCATTGGTTAAATATGatcaataaattaataaattgtcaatatatatataatttttttatctaatttttatattattaattggaTTATAATGATTAAAATGCTAACCGTTGCTTTTCGATATGCAAGAACAGTTAATAATATCAGCTTGAGTGTTAATTACACGACTTTGACTATCAATTactagacaaaaacttgtgtgagacgctcTTGcatgtcgtatttgtgagacggatctcatatttgcgtcatccatgaaaaattttattttttatgctaagagtattactttttgtgaatatgggtagggttgacccgtctcacagattaagattcaTGAAATAGTcttacatgagactcactccaaCTATTAATTGGTTGAAATTGAAACCGTTTAAGAATTTGATCATTTGTTAACGAGATTCgaacaaatatttaaattaatcatgaTTTACCTCCTTTTCCTTAACTTTCAATCTTAAAAAtagggaaaaaaaattatttttcttatttttatttccGTGGACTCATATTTACCATATTTTTTATGAGTAAAACTTAATTAGGCATATAAAGTAGTATtgattaaatgataaaatagATATTCCAAAAATGGGTACATATCGATTGGATTCCAGCTCATGTTGGATGAAATTGTATCTATCTTGTCTTTTTATCAGAAAATTCTCAGAAAATTCTCAATTTTTTATATCGATATTAGgcatatatgtatattatattgTACAAGTGAATAATTTGGCTAAAATTTAGATTTGTacaatgtttttattttttactataTTAGGTATTACATGGATTCtacctttaaaaaaaaaaacttatgtaAGATGGTCTCACAGGTCGAATTTTgtaagacatatatcttatttaggtcatccatgaaaaaatatttatttttatgctaagattattactttttattatgaatatcggtaaggttgctCGTCTCATTAATAAAGgttcgtgataccgtctcataagagacctactaAAAAAAATAGATTGTAATATAATAtcgaaataattttaaataaataaattgataatCTAGAGAATAAATTAGACAATTTTATTTAGCTAGAATTTTGATGTATACATACATTCTTCTTTCATAATGTGATATAATAAAAAcattgtgtgtgtgtatatatatatatatataaattttaaccaaattATTTCTTACTTATAAAAGGCATTTTTTTAATCTAAATTCgtcaattataatttttaaataatttattatagtGTATTTCAAATGCACACATTTATATATACACGTGATAGATGCGTATATAGATACATGTATACATATATCGTAATATGATAAATTAATGGACATACACACCAGTCACCCCTCCGGCAAATTTTTCTCTCACTTCTGGAGGAAAAAAAAATCTGTACTTTTTCCATCGAGAAATCTCTGAAGCGATCCTAGATACCCCGACAAACTTCGTGGATAGGCCCAAATCCTCGAGCGAGCATGGCGGTGTGTTTCAGCTTCACAGCCTCAAGGGACATGTGTTTTAGATACTCCTTCTCCAGTGCCGGACTCAAGTCCACCAGCACCGACCTCGGAGACGGCACCGTAATGCATTGCTGGGGGCCGAAATCCCACAAGCCCAATAAGCCTACTCTAGTCCTCATCCATGGGATTGGCGCCAACGCCATGTGGCAGTGGAACGACTTCGTCTCGCCGCTTTCCTCCAAGTTCAATGTTTACGTGCCGGACTTGCTGTTTTTTGGAGAATCTTACACTTCCAGGCTGGATAGGAGTGATTCCTTCCAAGCTCAGTGCGTGATGAGGGTTATGGAGAGGCTCGGTGTGGGCAAGATGCGAGTGGTGGGGCTGAGCTACGGTGGATTTGTGGCCTACAGCATGGCGGCTCAGTTCCCGGATGCAGTGGAGAGTGTGGTGATTGGCTGTGCTGGGGTTTGCTTGGAGGAGAAGGACATTGAGGAAGGTTTGTTCAAAGTTAAGAGTGTTGATGAGGCTACAAGTATTTTGCTAGCTCAAACTCCGGAGAAGTTGAGGGAGTTGATGAAACTCTCTTTTTACAAGCCAATGAAGAATGTGCCTTCTTGCTTTCTTTCGGATTTTATTGAGGTAAGCGCATCCGATATGATTCTCTGGGACTGGATTTGTTGATTAGTTAGTAAATAGTGAATGAATGCCAGCTATTATTTCTTGAAAATTGTTTGCTGTGGAACTGTAACCTAAATGTGTTGACTGCAGATCCTTCCAGTTATTAACGCTAGCTGCTGTGAGTTGTGACTTCCTTTTTATGCTCTGTTGCAATCATTCATTTTACAGTAAGTCATTGAGTGAAGCATAAAGTTCGAGTAAAGACTACTCTTTTGGTCGGGCTCTCGTACCACCCTTGATTACCAATTCCCTCGTTCAGAGTAAAGGACAACCTGGATCACTTTATAGGCTAGATAATGTGTGAATTGGTTGTTGCCTGAAATTGTCCAAAGTGAATGTAATTGGTTGACAAGAATTTTGgagtgattattttaaattgagagCATATTCCACTTAACAGATTAGTTTTTGGCTTTCAGCTGTCTTATTGCATATAAGTTCCAGATCCAGTAGTGCTCATAAAGTGCATTTCTCTGTGTTTATCCTGCATTTTTTGAACCATTCTTTGTATGTTCAATTGCCTGTGCCAACACTTTCTTGGATTTCCATTAATCATTCATAGGTGATGTGTACGGAAAATTTACAAGAAAGAAAAGAGTTGATCTATGCATTACACAAGGATAGAAAGCTTTCCGACCTGCCTAAAATTACTCAGGTATATCTTTTAACCGTTGCAGTTTCCCGCCTCTGTTATTCTCTCCTTATTTATATCCgtgttttataaaatattatctcGTGATGTAGCCCACATTGATTATTTGGGGAGAACATGACCAGATATTTCCTATAGAATTGGCTCATAGACTACAAAGGTAGTTTTTTTTTCCGATGTTTAATCATTTCTTACTTGATCTGATAGCCTCGATCACAAGTAGTTTGATAGAAAATTTTTCTTTCGGGTATTGCAGACATTTGGAACCCAATGCACAACTGGTGGTTTTGAAGAATGCGGGACATGCTATTAATATGGAGAAGCCTAAGGAACTTTACAGTCACATAAAGTCATTCTTGAGTGTCCCGGCTCTTCCCCGGGTTGAAAGTGTTGGCAAAAGTTACAAGGCAGATTAAAAGGTGGGCAAAATCTCAAGCTTAGCTTGCAtctattaaaatgtatttttccgTGTACAAGAGATGCTCAAACAATTTCAGTTCGAAGAAATACTATATTTATGGTATTTGAAATGTATATGATATATGAAAATTCTCATCGAGGGAGTTCTAAAAAGATTTTGGCTTATAATAAAAATGAAGTGTTATCTTGAATTCAGGCATAGTTTGTACATTCGATTGCTTTTGTGGACCCTGTAATTGTGTGATGGGCAAGTGTGCTGATTTTTTACAAGCGCATTAGAGTAACCATTTTTTATTTCTTCGATGTAATTCTTTTGTTTCTAAAACCTACAGGATTTATCTTGAGTTATATGACATGCTACATACACGGCGATTACCCCATAACCCACAAAACATGTcttcaattatatatattttacacATTCACATGGGAGGCGGATCCATGTTATCACACGACTGGGATGAaacttggatttttttttttagaaaatattacTTGTAAGTTTGTATTTTTCCCGAGGAGGAGTCCATGCCTCGTCCCCGCAGGGTTTGTCACTGTATAATATCTTGAAAAAATTAGTTGCAGCGATCATTTGACAGGGCTAGTGTAAATTCTGCGTAATTTGGTGACCGTTGTTAATTCTTCCAAGTATTCTCTTTTAATTACTGCAATTGTCAACTTCAAATGACACTCCATGACTAAAGTTAATTTAAACTGTTGAAAGAGTTCATAATGCGCTGATTAGTTGCATTATATGTGATTATGATGTGAATTTATTAAGGTCTAAGGTTTAGTCATATGCTTTTTTTAGTAAGCCATAGTGAGATCATGATATTGGCGAGAATTACTCGCAAGGGAGTTTAAGGCTACTGTGTTGGAGAACTATATTGACTTCTACGAGCCATTGAACTCTTGGTTTATGTAAAACTGTATTGAATGATCTTCAAAGCAATAGCTCTGCATTGCAATGCTTTCACGACCACACGGGGTTTGAATGCTGATGGTTATTCTTTGTAGGATATATAGATTCGATCATTCCTGTTACCTAACATATCTTTTCTattttcaaagattgatctgATGGTGGAAACGGGAAAGTATCATTTAACATATTTGATGTGAGGAAAGGATACTCTTCAAACGCTGATGTTCAGTGTTTACTCATGCAAGGATAATTCTTTTGCACTTTATTCCATCATGGTGTTATTTGGATAGAGTTCTGGCTtttcatattcattctcaacCACAAATACATTCTTCTCGGAGAATGGAGAATACTTGGTATGGTATTATGCTCCTGTTGCATTAATTTTTACTTGTTCTATGCAGGTCTAAACATAATCCAACATTATTCAATGTgcttcacacacacacacacacaaaatttgCGTGTGCTTGTGTTTTgaacatatatatttcattagTAGAGATAGAATACATACATAAAAAGAATTCTTAGTATACCCTCTCTGCATTTCAATCAAATTGTTTTGAACAAAATTCAAACAGCCAATGCTCGGATTTCTCGATTTCCCTGCAAGACAAACCATGAACAAACCAAGAATGACTCCTTTGGGAAATTGTAGTCGACTCCATGTAAATGTAATTACATAACTTGGT
Encoded here:
- the LOC140836988 gene encoding uncharacterized protein, whose amino-acid sequence is MAVCFSFTASRDMCFRYSFSSAGLKSTSTDLGDGTVMHCWGPKSHKPNKPTLVLIHGIGANAMWQWNDFVSPLSSKFNVYVPDLLFFGESYTSRLDRSDSFQAQCVMRVMERLGVGKMRVVGLSYGGFVAYSMAAQFPDAVESVVIGCAGVCLEEKDIEEGLFKVKSVDEATSILLAQTPEKLRELMKLSFYKPMKNVPSCFLSDFIEVMCTENLQERKELIYALHKDRKLSDLPKITQPTLIIWGEHDQIFPIELAHRLQRHLEPNAQLVVLKNAGHAINMEKPKELYSHIKSFLSVPALPRVESVGKSYKAD